A genomic segment from Cygnus atratus isolate AKBS03 ecotype Queensland, Australia chromosome 9, CAtr_DNAZoo_HiC_assembly, whole genome shotgun sequence encodes:
- the AP1S3 gene encoding AP-1 complex subunit sigma-3 translates to MPELLVMVITSLIHFILLFSRQGKLRLQKWYTTLPDKEKKKIVREIVQIILARHQKTSSFVDWKDLKLVYKRYASLYFCCAIEDQDNELLTLEVVHRYVELLDRYFGNVCELDIIFNFEKAYFILDEFIIGGEVQDTSKRSAVKAIEDSDMLQETVEEYMNKPAF, encoded by the exons ATGCCAGAGCTGTTGGTGATGGTGATCACTAGCTTG ATACACTTTATACTGCTGTTCAGTCGACAGGGGAAATTAAGACTTCAGAAATGGTATACGACACTACctgacaaagagaagaaaaagatcgTTCGAGAAATTGTTCAGATTATTTTGGCTCGCCATCAAAAAACAAGTAGTTTTGTTGACTGGAAAGACCTCAAGCTTGTTTACAAAAG GTATGCTagtttgtatttctgttgtgcAATAGAAGACCAGGATAATGAGCTCCTGACACTAGAGGTCGTTCATCGATACGTAGAACTTCTGGACAGATACTTTGGAAAC gtGTGTGAGCTGGATATTatctttaattttgaaaaagcttattttattcttgACGAGTTTATAATTGGTGGAGAAGTACAAGACACTTCAAAGAGGTCTGCAGTGAAAGCCATAGAAGACTCTGACATGTTGCAGGAG acaGTGGAAGAGTACATGAACAAGCctgcattttaa